Part of the Marinifilum sp. JC120 genome, GGAACCCCGCTAGTCCTGACCGGAGCAACATTATTTTATCTGGAAGGCTCCCTGAGTCTGGAGACTTTTCTCATCTTCATTCTTCTGGCCCCCCGAATCCACGACCCTTTACGCCAACTTCTGGGAGCATCCGGCATGTACCGCTTTGCCGAACCGGGACTTGTTGCGGTTAAAGAAATCCTCGAGCAAAAACCGCTTCCGGAACCTCACATTGAGAAGGCTCCAGAAGGGCATGAAATCAAATTCAAAAATGCCACCTTCAGCTACCACGACAGAAAAATCCTCGATAATGTCAGCTTTACTGTCCCGGAAGGTAAAATAACTGCGCTGGTAGGACCGTCAGGAGCAGGCAAGACCACGATCACCAACCTGATCGCAAGATTCTGGAATGTAGATTCCGGTACAATCTCCATAGGAGGCAGGGACGTAAAACAAATCCCTCAAAAAATACTTATGGACAACCTGAGCATGGTTTTTCAGGATGTCTACCTCTTTAACGACACTATCTACAACAACATAGCGTTCGGGGCTCCTGAAGCAGGAAGGGAAGAAATCATAAATGCAGCGAAGACCGCGTATTGCCATGAATTTATCATGGGGCTTCCTGAAGGATACGACACAATCGTCGGAGAACGGGGCGACAGGCTTTCAGGCGGAGAACGGCAGAGGATCTCAATTGCCCGGGCAATCCTCAAAGATGCTCCGGTCATCCTGCTGGATGAAGCCACCGCATCGGTGGACCCTGAAAACGAAGCCCTGATCCAGGCGGCTCTAGCAGGGCTTGTCCAGTCAAAAACGCTTTTGATTATCGCCCACCGTCTCTCCACCATAACCTCGGCAGACCAGATCATAGTACTTGACGGCAAAGGAGGAATTGCAGAGACAGGCAACCACCAAACCCTGATGCAATCCGAGGGACTGTACAAACGCTTCTGGAAATCACGGGAAAAAGCCGAAAGTTGGAGTATTAAGGAGAAAAGTAAATAGTATTCAAGTAATACACGCAAACTCTATACACATTTTTCATACCTAGCAGCCCAAAAAAGTAAAGCATCACAACATGCTAACACACTGTGAGGCTTTACTTTTTCATGGAGCTAAAATTCCAAATTGAACCGATGGCCTGCTGGTTACGAATTGCATGTATTCTTTCATTTGAAGACACGCAGTCCTCAGCGGGAACTTTCCGGTTAATCTGGATGGACCAATAAAAAACCGGTTTGCCAAGCAGCTAAATGACGGTATAAACGGAGCTATCGTGTATTTATTTATAGAGCAGCTATTTTTTAAGGAACAGAATGCCTAAGCATATTAATGAAAATGAGACAGTCCGTGCAGATCTGGAAAAATATTTTTCCAGCTACCTTGAACAGCTCCCGGCCATTGCATGGCGTGTTGATATTGTGGAAAATAAAATTTCTTTTCTTAACTCTTTTGTAATTCCAAACCAGAATCATAACATAAGGGACGTTCTGCAAAAACCGCAACTTGCCCGCAATATGATTCTCGAAGAGGATTGGGAACGTTTTCAAAATTGTTTTCAACAGATTAGAAATCGTGTGGCAACCACCTGTGTATTTCGTATGCATTCGGCCAAAAATTCAACCAGATGGCTGAAGATTGTCGCCATGCCAGACCCGATACAGCAGACCTGCTCAATAGGTCTGCTTATCGATATTTCAACGCAGGTTGATATTGTCCTGACTACAGAAGGCAAACCCAGTCTTTCCACCAAAATAAACCTCATTGAAGATCCGGTCTTGTTTGTTCGTTTTTCAGACCGATCCGTTTATTCAGCCAACAATGCTGCGGAAGATTTGCTGAAATATGACCAGCAGAAGCTGCTTTCGCTTAATTTTCAGGACATTTTCCGAAACAATACAGATGCTGATTTACACAAACTTTATGAGGCCCTAATCTTTTCCGACCGCTGGAATGGGAAACTGAATGTAACTGACAGTCAAAACAGGCATCACAAATGTGCGGTCAACATTCAGGCTCTCTCCCGGAATGAAGAAAACCTGCTCTGGATCACTCTGATCCATCAAAATGATTGCCCGACCTGTAAGGGAATCCCGGTTCATGGAAATGAGACTTTACCCCTGAAGGGAATTTCCAAAGCACTGGCCAAATGCAACACCGTCAAATGTCTTTTGAAAACAATGCTTAAGACCATACCTACAGGATCATCTACCGATGCAATAATGTTTTCACATATTTCGATTTCCGAAAATAAGGTTAAAGTCACTGGTGCAGGAACCCCTTTTGCAAAACTGTCCGAGAACCGCACTCATCCGTATGAAGGCTCAATTGCCGAAAATATAGTTCGCTTCAATCTTAAAAAGCATGTGGTAATGGAGACTTCGAAAAGCATTAAACCAATTGACTGGGCTCTTTTTATTCCTCACGGAATTCATTCATATTACGCCCAGCCGTTCTACGATAACGGAATCCTGACCGGAGTGCTGGTTTTCTGTTCCACAAAAAGCCACGGATATGACGCTGATGCCGCGGCCCCGTTGCATGAAGTATACGAAGAATTCCTCGCCAACATGAAACGTTGCCTCAATTAAAATCAATCTGATCTGGTCCAACCAAAAGGCCAAAATGAACACTTTACGTGATGGAAACAATTTCCATCGCGTTTTTGTATTTATACCTCCCTTCTCTCTTATCTATAAACTTTTCCCTTTATTTTCAGACATTAAGACAAGAGCAGACTAACCAAGCTTTTTCGCTCCCTACATCTGGCTGGACCAGTTTAAGTGCAAAAAATCACAATTGACTTGTTTTTTAAAAAAACGCCCCCTAGAAATGCTCTCAGCAATTAGCACCTCATAAAAACACTAAAACTGGTTGGACCAGATATGGCTTCTACACAACGACCTGTTCTCTGTCGGAAAATAACCACAATGCTGCAAGGCAGAACATTCGCAGTGGGCGACCGCCTGCCCGGAGAAAGACGCCTTGCCGAAATGTTCAAGACCAGCCGTAATACAATCAGGGAAGCTCTCTGCAACCTTGAAAGCATGGGCTATCTCGAAATCAGAGAAAAAAGCGGCTGCTACCTGAAATGCAAGGAAGGGAGCCTCAGTTGGGAAATGCTGCGCAGACGCAAGGACTTGGAGGCAAGTCGGCAACTGGTGGAAACCCTTTCCATTGTGGTGCCGGGACTTGTTCGTAACGAAGCGTTGCGCCTCTCCATAAAAGACATGGCCAAGCTGGAATCCGCAACAGCAAAACTTGGCGAAGCCATTGTAAAATTTGACCTTACAACCATCAGCCGCGTTTACATATCATTTTTCCTTTCTTTGGCGGAAATATCCAACAACGGTTATCTGATTCTTCTGTTGAAAGAGCTTGAGACGGCATCCCAAAGCCTTGAACATGGCGGGATGGGATTATCCGAAGTGCAGATCGATGCCCTTTTCGCCTACCACGTAGAACTGTTCAACGCCCTTAAAAACGGCCAGCCCGAACAGGCTGAAAAACTAGCTGAAAGCTGCGTTCAAACATTCAGACAGCTGGTTCTGCCGGAGAATTAAAGTCGTAAAGGGAAAACCTGTGAACCGTAGAGAATTTTTCGGTCGTTTCATTTCACCAAAGGCTCAAAGCGAAGAACAGCAGAAACCAGTTCAAAAACAGGAGGAGCGCAAAAAAACTCCTCTAACGGAAAACGAACTGTTCCTGCTCGCCATGGCCAAGGGGATTGATCCGGCTACTGTTACGCCCGGGCAATTGGAGGAACTGGTTTCCTGACGGAAACCTGTATTTGGACTTTATTAGAGCACTGTTGGGATACGGGGACTGATCATCCCCCCGGCGTACTCGCAAAGGAGTAGTCTCATGGATAATAGTAGTGTCAGCTACCTTGAGAGTCGGAAGTTGGTAAAACGTTGGAATGGTCCCATTCCAGCATTAGTCAACACGATTATCATTTTTGCTTTCTTTTATGCAACCTGGTGGATTTTTCAGGACCCCCGCGGCATCATGCGCATGTATACCCCGTATATCGGTTACATGGTCTGTCGCTGGCTGCTGATCCTGTTTATCTGGCTTGCATATATTTTTGACTTCTGGCCGTTTAAAAGATCATGGCTTCAAAAAACGCACCCGTTGGTCAAAGGGTCAGTACTGACTCTGGTCAGTGTCGCGGCCATGCTTTTACTCATCAAAGGTTTCTTTATTGAAATTCTGGGTAACTTCGGTATTGCCTACTTCAACCCGGCTCGCCTTGAAAGTATGGGGCTAACCGATTTCTATGCAATTGAATATGCTGCAGAAGCAATCATGATGTTTGCAGCAATCGCATCATGGCTTTCCCCCAGCTGGGTTGTGGCCTGCGAAAACGCTCCATGGCAGAAGCTGAAGCAACCAGCACGGGGCATAACAATTGTTCTGGTTACCTTCTTCTTCAGTATGATTGTTTACTTTCTGACCATGCACTCGCATATGGCAATCCTTTTCTACCCCTGGCAGAAATTTACGGCCATTTGTCCCCCATACTGGGAAGGTTTTGCAAACACTGTTTCCGGTAACTTCCACATTGCCTGGATC contains:
- a CDS encoding FadR family transcriptional regulator; its protein translation is MASTQRPVLCRKITTMLQGRTFAVGDRLPGERRLAEMFKTSRNTIREALCNLESMGYLEIREKSGCYLKCKEGSLSWEMLRRRKDLEASRQLVETLSIVVPGLVRNEALRLSIKDMAKLESATAKLGEAIVKFDLTTISRVYISFFLSLAEISNNGYLILLLKELETASQSLEHGGMGLSEVQIDALFAYHVELFNALKNGQPEQAEKLAESCVQTFRQLVLPEN
- a CDS encoding ABC transporter ATP-binding protein produces the protein MGSPHGDHRMDPAGRHCMRQGLKMILGLVPELKQKLLVVLLGKIIETIIGAVPLVVLIAIMTALFKGTATTETIIFYSGIMLVCALLYWGTTFVSLRISWPLGTLLSTRMRLLIGEHIRKLPMGWFQGRSTGASLNSLVSDEMQMIQMIPSYILPSLVPVFFIPAALLLFLPWLDWRLSLMLVAVIPPAILFFVRGQKAHAKGFNGRSKSLARMTSDTLEYIQGMEALKAFQHVGSGFKRLDSSMRQFHKDSLKSIIPGITPGFAFLTCLDLGTPLVLTGATLFYLEGSLSLETFLIFILLAPRIHDPLRQLLGASGMYRFAEPGLVAVKEILEQKPLPEPHIEKAPEGHEIKFKNATFSYHDRKILDNVSFTVPEGKITALVGPSGAGKTTITNLIARFWNVDSGTISIGGRDVKQIPQKILMDNLSMVFQDVYLFNDTIYNNIAFGAPEAGREEIINAAKTAYCHEFIMGLPEGYDTIVGERGDRLSGGERQRISIARAILKDAPVILLDEATASVDPENEALIQAALAGLVQSKTLLIIAHRLSTITSADQIIVLDGKGGIAETGNHQTLMQSEGLYKRFWKSREKAESWSIKEKSK
- a CDS encoding diguanylate cyclase, which codes for MPKHINENETVRADLEKYFSSYLEQLPAIAWRVDIVENKISFLNSFVIPNQNHNIRDVLQKPQLARNMILEEDWERFQNCFQQIRNRVATTCVFRMHSAKNSTRWLKIVAMPDPIQQTCSIGLLIDISTQVDIVLTTEGKPSLSTKINLIEDPVLFVRFSDRSVYSANNAAEDLLKYDQQKLLSLNFQDIFRNNTDADLHKLYEALIFSDRWNGKLNVTDSQNRHHKCAVNIQALSRNEENLLWITLIHQNDCPTCKGIPVHGNETLPLKGISKALAKCNTVKCLLKTMLKTIPTGSSTDAIMFSHISISENKVKVTGAGTPFAKLSENRTHPYEGSIAENIVRFNLKKHVVMETSKSIKPIDWALFIPHGIHSYYAQPFYDNGILTGVLVFCSTKSHGYDADAAAPLHEVYEEFLANMKRCLN